The region cttggccatttccttggggatatgccactgatgattttttgtgcttgatcccgcGGTCTTGGAGGTAGGACTCGAACTCTGATCCAACGAATTGAGGTCCATtgtctgatactaggactcgtggtatcccgaacctcatcaaaatgttgtccataaactttatgcagtctTGCTGATTGATTGTCCTCATTGCTTTTGCTTCAACCCATTTTGTCATGTAATCAATGGAGACTAGTAGGTACCTTAGATCTCCTTTTGCTCGAGGGAatggtcccatgatatcaatacCCCAAACAGCGAAGGGGATAGGTGACAGGACTGAGGATGGTAGGACTGGGCTTATTCGGGATacattgctgaagagttggcactccttgcacttcttgacgaattgtattgcatcctgatgaattgttggccagtagtagccttgtcttatgatcttatgGGCTAGGGCTTTTGCAGACATGTGGTCTCCGCATATTCCTTCATGCACTTCTGCCAAtcagtactttgcttcttctgggtCAATGCACTTCAGGGTAGGAGATGAGAAGGTCCTGCGGTAGAGTACTCCttcttcgaggaagaacttggctgcttttgctttcaaTCTTTGAGCTTTTCCTTTATCTTCCGGGAGCTCCCCTTTGTCCAAGTATTTTATGAAGGGAGTCATCCAATTTTGAGTGCTTTCTATTTCCAAGATCTCTCCGGATTCAATGGATGGTTTGTGGAGTTCTTCGAAGTAGACTGAGCAGTCCAGATCTGATGAATTCCGGACTAATTTGGATAGGATATCCGCTTCTTCATTCTCTTCTCGGCATATCTGAGTGAATTGGTGGCTTGGGATTGAGGCTAAGTAGCTCTGAACCAGTGCCTGGTATTTCGCCAGAGTAGGGTCTTTTGCTATGTATTCTCCATTTAtttgcttgaccactatctgggagtcgctgtagattttcaAGTCCTGGACCCTTAGAGTCCGGGAGAGCTTTAGTCCTGCGATCAACGCCTCATACTCCGCTTGATTGTTTGTTGCTGGGAAATTGAAGGATATAGCTGTCTGAATCTTGAATCCTTCTGGGCTCCTGAGTATGAGTCCGGCTCCTGACCTCTCggttgttgaagaaccatctaccTTTAAGGTCCAGGCTCCCGGGCTAATTTCCTTTTTTGGCTCCTGATCCGTGTCCATTGTTTGTTGGTCTTCTTCCGGGAAGTTAcattcgattatgaaatctgcaagAGCTTGAGCTTTGATTGCAGTCCTGGGAATGAAGCTTAGATTGAACTGGCTCAATTCCACAGCCCAATTAACGAGTCTTCCCGAGATATCTGGCTTGTGGAGTATCTTCCTTAGTGGTTGATTTGTCACTACTCTGATCTCCCTCCCTtggaagtagtgtctgagttTTCTTGATGTTGTAACCAAAGCAAAAGCAAACTTCTCCAATCTTGGGTATCTTGTTTCTGCATCTTTTAGGACTTGGCTTACGTAGTAGACTGGTTGCTGTGTTCCATTTTCTTCCCTGATCAGGGCAGCTCCTACGGCTTGTGCTCCTGCTGATaagtataagtagagaggctctTCTGGCTTGgctttagttaggactggtggctgagAGAGGTAAGTTTTGATTTCCTCGAATGCTTTCTGGCACTCTGGGCTCCAGTTTACCTctttcttgttggttgctccttt is a window of Apium graveolens cultivar Ventura chromosome 11, ASM990537v1, whole genome shotgun sequence DNA encoding:
- the LOC141695578 gene encoding uncharacterized protein LOC141695578, yielding MQTPPESRPYNRQYDYHETHGHKTENCLSLKYFIEDQVKKGNMNKYLVRDNSRGEAQKKGNNVVNVVLGGSYSPPRNPDFGEEIKFPTPTGVGEIKGDCGVAETCYNQGLIMAETHQDNKRKATVLRKQQSMKKHRTRTREEPSRTSPEELASNQVMVVDKINRVLDQPRPTMQATEEPEKGNNYLKKNSEARIHQMISNKEQAKIEAAVETEEIEVDETNSSKKSNGKWRMCVDYTDLNNACPKDPYPLPNIDQLIDATSGHVMLSFMDAFSGYNQIKMSPKDIPKTAFITHRAVYAYVMLPFGLTSAGSTYQRAMNKIFKSQIGKNLECYVDDMISKSTTIQGYVEDLKECFENLRKNQLKLNPEKCTFGVGAGKFLGATNKKEVNWSPECQKAFEEIKTYLSQPPVLTKAKPEEPLYLYLSAGAQAVGAALIREENGTQQPVYYVSQVLKDAETRYPRLEKFAFALVTTSRKLRHYFQGREIRVVTNQPLRKILHKPDISGRLVNWAVELSQFNLSFIPRTAIKAQALADFIIECNFPEEDQQTMDTDQEPKKEISPGAWTLKVDGSSTTERSGAGLILRSPEGFKIQTAISFNFPATNNQAEYEALIAGLKLSRTLRVQDLKIYSDSQIVVKQINGEYIAKDPTLAKYQALVQSYLASIPSHQFTQICREENEEADILSKLVRNSSDLDCSVYFEELHKPSIESGEILEIESTQNWMTPFIKYLDKGELPEDKGKAQRLKAKAAKFFLEEGVLYRRTFSSPTLKCIDPEEAKY